One Aegilops tauschii subsp. strangulata cultivar AL8/78 chromosome 7, Aet v6.0, whole genome shotgun sequence genomic window carries:
- the LOC109748598 gene encoding protein ENHANCED DISEASE RESISTANCE 2 isoform X2 yields MPPTTPQRRRQDESGGGDNWREEAVSAGSLRQVDLDRGANGWAAPPGDLFQLRARGYFSGGGGKRGKSAASADWLLRPAGVDWLRSHARLDHLLARDDVPVAAAFRRARLRKDPNAHFLLAVNLQVPGRPDAYSSVFYFAAEAPIPPDSLLGRFVFGDDAYRNARFKIVNRIVKGPWLVRATVGNYGACLLGRALTCRYHRGDDYLEIDVDIGSSAIATAILHLALGAVTSVTIDMGFLVESQSEEELPEKLFGAVRIAQMEMGSAKYVETASDEPETAGKAAPGFRVGSARVANDSRHQERASGKASRSMSCQERLGGGEGPNHS; encoded by the exons ATGCCCCCGACGACGCCCCAGCGCCGGAGGCAGGACGAATCGGGCGGCGGCGACAACTGGCGCGAGGAGGCCGTGTCCGCCGGCTCGCTGCGCCAGGTGGACCTCGACAGGGGCGCCAACGGCTGGGCCGCGCCGCCGGGGGACCTGTTCCAGCTGCGCGCGCGCGGCTActtctccggcggcggcgggaagcGCGGCAAGTCGGCCGCGTCGGCCGACTGGCTCCTCCGCCCCGCCGGCGTCGACTGGCTCCGCTCCCACGCGCGCCTCGACCACCTGCTCGCCCGCGACGacgtccccgtcgccgccgccttccgCCGCGCGCGCCTCCGCAAGGACCCCAACGCCCACTTCCTCCTCGccgtcaatctccag GTCCCCGGCCGGCCGGACGCGTACAGCTCGGTCTTCTACTTCGCGGCGGAGGCGCCCATCCCGCCGGACTCGCTGCTCGGGCGCTTCGTCTTCGGCGACGACGCGTACCGCAACGCCCGCTTCAAGATCGTGAACCGCATCGTCAAGGGCCCCTGGCTCGTCCGCGCCACCGTCGGCAACTACGGGGCGTGCCTCCTGGGCCGCGCGCTCACGTGCCGCTACCACAGGGGCGACGACTACCTCGAGATCGACGTGGACATCGGCAGCTCGGCGATCGCCACCGCCATCCTGCATCTGGCGCTGGGCGCGGTCACCTCGGTGACCATCGACATGGGCTTCCTTGTCGAGTCCCAGTCCGAGGAGGAGCTGCCCGAAAAGCTCTTCGGCGCAGTGCGCATCGCGCAGATGGAGATGGGTTCGGCCAAGTACGTGGAGACGGCGTCTGATGAGCCTGAGACCGCCGGCAAGGCGGCGCCGGGGTTCAGGGTTGGCTCGGCGAGGGTGGCCAATGATAGCCGCCACCAGGAACGCGCCAGCGGCAAGGCCAGCAGGTCGATGAGCTGCCAGGAACGCCTGGGCGGAGGTGAGGGCCCAAATCACTCCTGA
- the LOC109748598 gene encoding protein ENHANCED DISEASE RESISTANCE 2 isoform X1 translates to MPPTTPQRRRQDESGGGDNWREEAVSAGSLRQVDLDRGANGWAAPPGDLFQLRARGYFSGGGGKRGKSAASADWLLRPAGVDWLRSHARLDHLLARDDVPVAAAFRRARLRKDPNAHFLLAVNLQVPGRPDAYSSVFYFAAEAPIPPDSLLGRFVFGDDAYRNARFKIVNRIVKGPWLVRATVGNYGACLLGRALTCRYHRGDDYLEIDVDIGSSAIATAILHLALGAVTSVTIDMGFLVESQSEEELPEKLFGAVRIAQMEMGSAKYVETASDEPETAGKAAPGFRVGSARVANDSRHQERASGKASRSMSCQERLGGGK, encoded by the exons ATGCCCCCGACGACGCCCCAGCGCCGGAGGCAGGACGAATCGGGCGGCGGCGACAACTGGCGCGAGGAGGCCGTGTCCGCCGGCTCGCTGCGCCAGGTGGACCTCGACAGGGGCGCCAACGGCTGGGCCGCGCCGCCGGGGGACCTGTTCCAGCTGCGCGCGCGCGGCTActtctccggcggcggcgggaagcGCGGCAAGTCGGCCGCGTCGGCCGACTGGCTCCTCCGCCCCGCCGGCGTCGACTGGCTCCGCTCCCACGCGCGCCTCGACCACCTGCTCGCCCGCGACGacgtccccgtcgccgccgccttccgCCGCGCGCGCCTCCGCAAGGACCCCAACGCCCACTTCCTCCTCGccgtcaatctccag GTCCCCGGCCGGCCGGACGCGTACAGCTCGGTCTTCTACTTCGCGGCGGAGGCGCCCATCCCGCCGGACTCGCTGCTCGGGCGCTTCGTCTTCGGCGACGACGCGTACCGCAACGCCCGCTTCAAGATCGTGAACCGCATCGTCAAGGGCCCCTGGCTCGTCCGCGCCACCGTCGGCAACTACGGGGCGTGCCTCCTGGGCCGCGCGCTCACGTGCCGCTACCACAGGGGCGACGACTACCTCGAGATCGACGTGGACATCGGCAGCTCGGCGATCGCCACCGCCATCCTGCATCTGGCGCTGGGCGCGGTCACCTCGGTGACCATCGACATGGGCTTCCTTGTCGAGTCCCAGTCCGAGGAGGAGCTGCCCGAAAAGCTCTTCGGCGCAGTGCGCATCGCGCAGATGGAGATGGGTTCGGCCAAGTACGTGGAGACGGCGTCTGATGAGCCTGAGACCGCCGGCAAGGCGGCGCCGGGGTTCAGGGTTGGCTCGGCGAGGGTGGCCAATGATAGCCGCCACCAGGAACGCGCCAGCGGCAAGGCCAGCAGGTCGATGAGCTGCCAGGAACGCCTGGGCGGAG GAAAATAG